TGCTGCTCTTCTACGCATGCGGGGAATCGGCTACTGGGGTAGGGCAGATGGTGGCCGAGGAGGTAGATAAACAATGTGTTGGCGCCCAGCTCTACCAAGCGGTCAATCCTCTCCATCCAGGCTGACAGGTCCCAGGTGCTGGTCCACTCCGGTCCAAGAGGGGGCTGCCCCTCAAAGTCCCCAAGCCCGAGGAAGAGGTAGTAGCCGTAGCGCTCTATGGTTGCCATGGTCGTTGTTTTCTTGCCTGTGGCGCTTTTTCTCAACCAATGCGAGCTTGGTCGCCTCCTCTTCGCTTTCCAAGGGCCCTATCCCCGACCTCTTTTCTGCTACGGCCCGGGCGCAGGGCAATCAACGTGGTCGCCTCGCGCTGGCTCGCCGCGGAAGAAGTCCTTGAGCACCGAAGTCCGGGGAGACGAAGAGGAGAAGCCTACACAAACTTGAGGAATCGGCCCCCCATTCCGTCAAAATTCATTCACCAGCCCCACGTGGAGCTTGGCCTCAAGGAGGCTGTCCCCCTTGCCCAGGCCCAAGTCCACGCCCACGATCCCCAAGCCAGTCTCGATGCGCACCCCACAGCCATAGCCGATGCGGTACCCCTCGCTCACATAATCCGGCTGATCCTCCCGCCAGTAGTAGCCCCCATCCAGAAACACAAACGCCCGCGAGCGCCTCCCCAGCAGGTAGCGGTACTCCAGATTCGCCCAGGCCACCTTGCTTCCCCGGAACTCGTATTCGCGGTAGCCGCGCAGGGTACGGGCGCCGCCAAAGCGGAACTGATCCTCCAGCGGAATACGCTCCTGGGTGCTGGTCACCTGTCGTCCGTGAAGGCCGAGGGCTATCACCTGGTAGCGCATGAGCTGCAGGTAGAATTCGGCATCCATCACCACGCGCCGATTGTCGAGGCGTGGCTTGAGGCCGTACTGCGCCAGGTACGCATCTGAGGCGTGCTGGCGCTTGCGGTCCAGGTACACCGCCGTCTGGTAGCGCACGCCGGACCTGGGGTTCAGCTGGTCGTCGCGCGTGTCATAGTCCAGGCCCGCCGCTAGCGACAGTGCGCGGCTGCGGGGCATGCCCATGAGGGCAGTGGCCAAAGAGTCCGGCAGGACTTCGCTCCGCCCCACCTGCACCCGGGCGCTGAGCCATTCGGCCACGGGCAGTGAAAACTCCAGGGCAAGGCCCCGGCGCACGTAGGTCGTATCCTGGACCAGCTGTTCGAAACTCCCTTCTAGGCTGAGCGGTGTTCCTAAAAGCCACGGTTCACGATAGGTAAGGTGGAGATCCTGGGTCTTTTGGTCGCGCTTTTGCCACCGCGCCTGCAATGCCCGTGCGGTGCCGAACATGTTCCCCAATGAGAGGTCTAAGAGGCCGGTGAGATACCCTTTTTGTGTCCCTGTGGCGGGATTGTACCCCAGCACTCCATCGATCGCGCTGGCCTTGCGCTCGCGCACGGTCAGAAGCACTCCGCCACGTCCCTCTTCGGTTATGAACGGCATGGGTGGCTCAGTGCTCTCGATGAATCCCAGCCGCCTGAGGCGAACAGGCACGCGGTCCATTTGCCGCTGGCTGTAGAGCTGCCCTAGCCGGAGCCCTGCGGCGCGCGTCACCACCTGATGCTTTGTGGTCACCGCACCGCGCACACGGACCTCCTCCACGCGCACCTCCGGTCCCGGGTAGACGCTCAGGTGCACATCCAAAAGCTGCGACTCTTCGCCAGGGCGCACACTCAGACTGTCCAGGAGGATACGGGCGAAAGGACGCCCCTGGTTCTCCAGTTCGCCCAAGGCTTCCTGGATGTCGCGACGCAGCGCCTCTTCCGAGAACGGGCGGCCAGGACGGGTATCGAACCGGGCCAGCAGGCGCTGGCGCCACTCATCGGTGATTCCCGCAAGCACGATATCGCCTGTGCGGACAAGTGGGCCTTCCTGTACCCAGAGCTCCACCTGTACGCCGCTGCCGTCGGTCGTGTAGCGCGCGGTCAGCGAGTCCACCCGCGCCCAGGGATAGCCCTCGCGGCGGTAGTGCTCCAGGACCGCACGGGCCCGCTGGTGCGCCACCTGCTCATTCCAGAGAGAGCCCGGGCTCAAGCCCAGCCATTCCGTCACCAGTTCATTGGAGACACGTTGGCTGCCAATAACGCGGATCGACACGACTTTTGCCGATCCAGACTGGAAGGCTGTTGAGCCAGTCGCTCGGGTCGTATCGCCTGTCCCCCATGTGCCAATAGCCCGACCGAGTGCACTCTGTCCGGCCCAGGTCGGACATGGCAATGGTGCGAGCCATACACGCGCGACAACCAAGAGAATCGCAGTTGTGGAATACCTTGCCATCCTGTGCTCAGAAGAAAGCGCGCACTTCGGCTTTAGCCACATGCAGAGCCTCGGGCCTCTGGGGTTCACTCCGCCCGGAGTAACTGAGCGAGGCGCGCACGTTTTCGCTCACCCGATAGTCCACCGCCAGGTTCCAGCGCAGCGTGGCCCCGGGCTGATTGCCTTCTGCCACCTCATAAGGGATGACCCTTCCGGCCGGCTCCACGCCTACCTGCACCCACTCCACATCTGCCCGCATCTGCCCCTTGCCTGGCAGAGAATAGACCGCGCCTGGCTGCAGGGATACGAACAGGGCCTTTGTCGGTGGCGAGAAGGCCACGTCTTCTTGCGCAGCACCCTTAGCTTTGAGAGCCAGCTCCAGGGCCGGCTTGGGGCGATAGGAGACAGCGACTGTGGCGCCGCGCGAGCGCACGTCGCGGTTTTGCCTGCCGGCAAAGCGGAAAGTACGGGTGTTCCGTTCCTGAGCCGCGTCCACCTGCAGCCCAAGGCGCGGGCCAAGCTGCGAGGTTACCCTGGTGGACCACTCTTCCAGCCTCTGGTCCTGCCCCCCCTCAAGGTACTGGTTGTTCTTTTCTTTTCGCCCTTGGTAGCGGAGGCGGAGGGAGAAGAGGCGGCTCTGCTGGAGTACAAACAGGTCCTGGCGCAGCGTGATCAGGCCCGCAACCGTGGTCCCGTCGCGCTGGAAACGCCGCAGATTAAGACGGTAGATCTGCCACGGGTCGGACTCCCGACTCTTTTCCTCGATGCGCACCAGGGTCTCGCTTGCCAAGGCAGAAAGCGCGCGTTCTTTCCACGTCGACTGCATGGGTCCTGGAGCCAGCAGGAGGCGCGGTTCAAGGCGAATCTTGGCGCTGGTCCGCAGCTCCACCACAGGCACAAACTGCTCGGTGGTGAAGGTGCGCAGCACATAGTCGCCCAAGGGATCGGGCACATACTCGTTTAGCTGCGGGTCAAAGCGATAGGTACCATCGCCAGGGCTGACTTTGATGTAGACGCGCTCCTTCTTGGCCACGGCCGTGTTGGCCACCTGATAGTGCCATTCGCTGCTCAGCGCCCTGCGCCAGGGGGAGAACGTCGCCTTCACTTCGGCCAGGTCAGTCTTCTGGTCATTGAGCTGGGGATCGGCGTACGAGCGTTCGCGGTGCGTGAACTCGGCGCTTGCCGAAAGGCTTCGCCAGCGCTGCAAGGCCCATTGGTAGGTCTGCGTGACCGCCACCGATTTGGGGACAAACGCTCCGGCACGCACATCGCGGTCATCGCGGTAGGAAAACTTGACGCCACCGGTCATCTTGCCCATGCCCACCACTTCCACCCCAGCCTGGTACACATCGAAGCGGAAGCCAGAGTTCAGCGTGTCGGCTACCTCTTCCCTGCGAATTTCGTTCTCATAGCCCACAATCGGGTGTAGCTTCCACCACTGGTAGTCCACGGTGCCACGCTGTCGCAGCCAGGTCCCCGAGCGGTTCCAAGAGGATTGGTCGCGTTCGATGTACTCCACGCGGTAAACGGTCCGGGGCAGACGCGCCCTCGCCAGCGCCGATTGAAATCCAAAGCGGCGTGCGGAAAAAGACGAGCCCTTGCGGATGTTCCCGTATTCCCCACGCAGCTCCAGGCCGCTGAATGGCAGGTACTGCCCCTGAAGCTCCTGGACCACCTCTTCGCGCCCGAGGGAATCGGGGAGGTCCCAGCGCCGTTCATACTCTACCGCGGTCGTCCGGTCGATATCGGCAAAGCGCCCATCCACGCGGCGGACTTTGGCCACCAGCTGTCCGCTCCCTAGCGTTGCGCCGAACAGGCGGAGTTTTTCCGGCTTGAGCTGGAGGCTGAAGCTGGAGGCCAGACCGCGGTTGTCATCGTCATCAACAGGAGAATAGCTGTTGCGGTCCAGGCGGCTAATGGCTCCTTCGGCGCTGAGACGCACCGCAGGGTGCGGGGCAAGGCTCACATCCGCGCCGAAAAGATCGTGGCTGCGGGCCGTTGGCAGGAGCACAACCGGGGCATAGCGCCCCGCCCCTGGGCCCACATAGCGATAGACCCCAGCCCCTGCGTACGCATAGTCGCCTTTGCCCTCACCCACGTCAGAAAAGGAGACGTTGTAAGCCCCGGAGTCTGCCCCAACGTAACGGAAGACCCCCGAGGAATCGCGCAGGTAGCGCCCTTTGCCTGGGCCCACATAGGTAGCGCCATCTTCGAACGCCTTGTCCGGGTCATCGCCAGCTGCTCGGAGCACGGCCAGCCGCTGCTCGGTGAGGGTAAAGTCGAGGGGATTGTCTTTGTCATCCGCCTCGCGGAGGTAGCTGAACCCTACTTGCACCTTGTCTGCCCATGGCTGGGCGGTCGAGCGAAACGCATAGATGTTGCGCCGAAAGCGCTCGTCAGAGTACTGAAAGTCCACGGTAATGCGCGAGTCGCCAGTGATCAAGCGCCGCCGGGTG
This genomic window from candidate division KSB1 bacterium contains:
- a CDS encoding BamA/TamA family outer membrane protein, with product MSIRVIGSQRVSNELVTEWLGLSPGSLWNEQVAHQRARAVLEHYRREGYPWARVDSLTARYTTDGSGVQVELWVQEGPLVRTGDIVLAGITDEWRQRLLARFDTRPGRPFSEEALRRDIQEALGELENQGRPFARILLDSLSVRPGEESQLLDVHLSVYPGPEVRVEEVRVRGAVTTKHQVVTRAAGLRLGQLYSQRQMDRVPVRLRRLGFIESTEPPMPFITEEGRGGVLLTVRERKASAIDGVLGYNPATGTQKGYLTGLLDLSLGNMFGTARALQARWQKRDQKTQDLHLTYREPWLLGTPLSLEGSFEQLVQDTTYVRRGLALEFSLPVAEWLSARVQVGRSEVLPDSLATALMGMPRSRALSLAAGLDYDTRDDQLNPRSGVRYQTAVYLDRKRQHASDAYLAQYGLKPRLDNRRVVMDAEFYLQLMRYQVIALGLHGRQVTSTQERIPLEDQFRFGGARTLRGYREYEFRGSKVAWANLEYRYLLGRRSRAFVFLDGGYYWREDQPDYVSEGYRIGYGCGVRIETGLGIVGVDLGLGKGDSLLEAKLHVGLVNEF